One genomic region from Lates calcarifer isolate ASB-BC8 linkage group LG10, TLL_Latcal_v3, whole genome shotgun sequence encodes:
- the tmem168b gene encoding transmembrane protein 168: protein MCRFLRYCVSHCLHAAMTRLEEVNGEVSMWSSVRWLGYLSGLNLLVALCLGLYARWERTAESTLLVILVLALFVLGIASILYYYYSMERVSLSILHLWYGFLLGLLCLLSSPALEGDVKEQAANYMLLASVVLRTLWALLERLLGCARYHPALLTSAERLELAGFAVASTALLIQKSLSVMVLVVALATVMVALRMKAVLALPNLVCFAVITAVLFFKSLSITTNPFALACFFSQLICDPLLDVYFSGLSVTERWQPFLVWRGLWRRLSLLPLLAVEVTFIILASRKLTDLDQWYLMIPGFVVCVLFWSICHLVFVITVWGFHTKLSDCQRLCICQGSGLSGLDKVMASKGMRHFSLISERLVLFTLVTTVAVAALCWQASSSIFVSMFLLVLPLESLFHGLFHELGHSLGGTSVGYAVVIPTNYCSPDGQPMLLPPGQVQELNRRSTGMLNNVQRFFAHHLIEAFGCDYSTSGVTLEALQAKIKSFLELRTADGPRHDTYVIFYSGHTHRTGEWALAGGDTLRLDHILDWWREKNGSFSSRLILVLDCDNSLPWVKDIRKVDGVYVAVQGATLAKVTDVELQDPPQLGDFTSQWVEYNCNSNSDIQWSERGRAVSATYGISRHWGDYTLHLPTGSDVTNHWSMYFPRMTYPVVQLALWCGSLNLLWICGVCLRCLKRVKLNWFPPAILDTGQGFKLVRS, encoded by the exons atgTGTCGTTTTCTACGCTACTGTGTCAGCCACTGCCTCCATGCAGCGATGACCCGGCTGGAGGAGGTCAACGGAGAGGTGAGCATGTGGTCGTCGGTCCGGTGGCTGGGCTACTTGTCCGGTCTCAACCTGCTGGTCGCCCTGTGCCTGGGTCTCTATGCCCGGTGGGAGAGGACCGCGGAGTCCACTCTTCTTGTCATTTTAGTGTTGGCTCTGTTCGTCCTGGGGATAGCGAGTAtactgtactactactacagcaTGGAGAGGGTCAGCCTTAGCATCCTCCACCTGTGGTACGGTTTCCTGCTGGgtctgctctgcctcctcagcaGCCCCGCGCTGGAGGGCGATGTGAAGGAGCAGGCGGCCAACTACATGCTGCTGGCCAGTGTGGTCCTGAGGACGCTGTGGGCGCTGCTGGAGAGACTACTGGGATGTGCCAGGTACCATCCCGCCTTACTCACCTCGGCAGAGCGGCTGGAGCTGGCGGGCTTCGCCGTCGCCAGCACGGCGCTGCTCATCCAGAAGTCCCTGAGCGTGATGGTGCTAGTGGTGGCGCTGGCCACGGTCATGGTTGCCCTCCGGATGAAGGCGGTCCTTGCTCTTCCCAACTTGGTCTGCTTCGCCGTCATCACCGCGGTGTTGTTCTTCAAGTCCCTGAGCATCACCACCAACCCGTTCGCCCTCGCCTGCTTCTTCAGCCAGCTCATCTGCGACCCTCTGCTGGATGTTTACTTCAGTGGGCTTTCTGTGACTGAGCGCTGGCAGCCTTTCCTGGTGTGGAGGGGCCTGTGGCGCCGGCTGTCTCTCCTGCCTCTGCTGGCGGTGGAGGTGACCTTCATCATCCTCGCCTCTCGGAAGCTGACAGACCTGGACCAGTGGTATTTGATGATTCCTGgctttgtggtgtgtgtgcttttctgGTCCATCTGCCACTTGGTGTTTGTCATCACCGTCTGGGGCTTTCACACCAAACTCAGTGATTGCCAGAGGCTGTGCATTTGCCAGGGGTCAGGGCTCAGCGGACTGGACAAGGTCATGGCCTCAAAGGGTATGAGACActtcagcctcatctctgaacGCCTCGTGCTCTTCACGCTGGTGACGACTGTCGCTGTTGCTGCTCTTTGCTGGCAG GCCTCCAGCAGCATCTTTGTGAGCATGTTTCTGCTCGTGTTGCCTCTGGAGTCTCTGTTCCATGGACTTTTCCATGAGCTCGGCCACAGCCTAGGAGGAACCTCCGTGGGCTACGCAGTGGTAATCCCCACCAACTACTGCAG CCCCGACGGTCAGCCCATGCTGCTGCCTCCAGGCCAGGTGCAAGAGCTGAACAGACGGTCTACGGGCATGTTGAACAACGTGCAGCGTTTCTTCGCCCACCACCTGATTGAGGCTTTCGGCTGTGACTATTCCACCAGCGGGGTGACTCTAGAGGCTCTGCAGGCCAAGATCAAATCCTTCTTGGAGCTCCGCACAGCAGACGGGCCTCGTCATGACACCTATGTGATCTTCTACAGCGGTCACACCCACAGAACCGGAGAGTGGGCGCTGGCAG GAGGAGACACTCTTCGCCTGGATCACATCTTGGATTGGTGGAGGGAGAAGAACGGCAGCTTCTCTTCACGCCTCATTCTGGTGCTCGACTGCGACAACTCATTACCGTGGGTGAAGGACATCAGGAAGGTGGACGGTGTGTACGTGGCCGTGCAGGGAGCGACGCTCGCCAAAGTGACAGACGTGGAGCTGCAGGACCCCCCGCAGCTCGGAGACTTCACCTCTCAGTGGGTGGAGTACAACTGCAACTCAAACAGCGACATCCAGTGGTCGGAGAGGGGCAGGGCGGTTTCTGCCACCTACGGCATCTCCAGACACTGGGGTGACTACACGCTGCACCTGCCAACTGGAAGCGATGTGACCAATCACTGGAGCATGTACTTTCCCCGGATGACCTACCCAGTGGTCCAGTTGGCGCTGTGGTGCGGCAGCTTGAACCTGCTGTGGATCTGCGGCGTCTGCCTGCGATGTCTCAAGAGAGTCAAACTCAACTGGTTTCCACCAGCAATACTGGACACCGGCCAAGGCTTCAAACTGGTCAGATCTTAG